In Hydractinia symbiolongicarpus strain clone_291-10 chromosome 4, HSymV2.1, whole genome shotgun sequence, the following proteins share a genomic window:
- the LOC130640740 gene encoding probable ATP-dependent DNA helicase RecS encodes MEPFAILEKIQRSLECRNFPDLNFKPKQVKCLESIVRGQDVIGVFPTGYGKSLIFQLLPDVMRNKDEKSSIVIVITCLNAIMEDQVNFLKKVGMTCYILRDLNFEENAVQTLFEDICLSDKTEDVLPSFVLDGHCDFLFCHPEAILSERGRTLMKTKIYQKNVKACVIDEAHCLNTWGKEFRKEFENLGAMRAFFREML; translated from the exons ATGGAACCCTTCGCAATTTTGGAGAAAATTCAAAGATCTCTGGAGTGTCGAAATTTTCCTGACCTTAACTTTAAACCCAAACAAGTCAAGTGCTTGGAGTCCATAGTAAGAGGACAGGATGTCATTGGGGTGTTTCCAACAGGATATgggaaatctttaatttttcaactGTTACCAGATGTCATGAGAAACAAAGACGAAAAATCTTCAATTGTCATTGTAATCACTTGTTTAAACGCAATTATGGAAGATCAAGtgaattttctgaaaaaagtaGGAATGACTTGCTACATCCTACGTGACTTAAATTTTGAGGAGAATGCTGTACAGACGTTGTTTGAGGATATCTGTCTGAGTGATAAAACAGAAGATGTCTTACCATCATTTGTATTGGATGGTCATTGTGACTTCCTATTTTGCCATCCAGAGGCTATATTGAGTGAGAGAGGAAGAACTTTGATGAAaacgaaaatttatcaaaaaaatgtcaaagCTTGTGTCATTGATGAGGCTCACTGCTTGAACACCTG GGGAAAAGAATTTCGCAAAGAATTTGAAAACTTGGGCGCAATGCGAGCTTTTTTTAGAGAG ATGCTGTGA